A stretch of the Photobacterium toruni genome encodes the following:
- a CDS encoding helix-turn-helix transcriptional regulator, which produces MDNVFFNLIDSVLTERESFNRIWFAGGKTQPPQFSYQVNFPRLELVLQGEYINQLDDGDNGICQISLMGGDAIYIPPNSWNQPSWNTECSVLSLLFGKRQLGFSLVSKTKDSPKFYDVQKHSIQAWTGHAIDPILTALNMLATEHQQQPMDEHLLQALLSYTQNMLHVPLLQSKNRTEDLYQGICIYIQENFHRAISRDTIANRFNITPNHLSRLFRQQGHMRLADYICWVRIERAKFMLRQYPFRLTEIASRCGFVDVNYFCRVFKNKTGRTPSEYRSVA; this is translated from the coding sequence ATGGACAATGTTTTCTTTAATTTAATTGATTCTGTATTAACGGAACGGGAAAGCTTTAACCGTATTTGGTTTGCTGGCGGTAAAACTCAACCGCCGCAATTTAGTTATCAGGTTAATTTCCCGAGACTCGAATTGGTACTACAAGGCGAATATATTAACCAACTCGATGATGGTGATAATGGTATCTGTCAGATTAGTTTAATGGGAGGTGATGCAATTTATATTCCCCCCAACAGTTGGAATCAACCAAGCTGGAATACTGAATGTTCAGTGTTGAGTTTGTTGTTTGGAAAACGTCAATTGGGGTTTAGTTTGGTGAGTAAGACTAAAGATAGCCCTAAGTTTTATGATGTTCAAAAACACTCGATTCAAGCATGGACAGGGCATGCGATTGATCCCATTTTAACTGCACTTAATATGTTAGCAACAGAGCACCAACAGCAACCAATGGATGAGCATTTATTACAAGCTTTGCTCAGCTATACTCAAAATATGCTTCATGTACCCTTGCTCCAATCAAAAAATCGTACTGAAGATCTCTATCAAGGGATCTGTATTTACATTCAAGAAAATTTCCATCGCGCCATTAGCCGTGACACAATTGCCAATCGATTTAATATTACCCCTAATCACCTATCGCGTTTATTTCGTCAACAAGGTCATATGCGACTCGCAGATTATATTTGTTGGGTACGGATTGAACGTGCCAAATTTATGTTACGCCAATACCCGTTTCGATTAACTGAAATTGCGAGCCGCTGTGGTTTTGTTGATGTAAATTATTTCTGCCGTGTATTTAAAAATAAAACTGGCCGAACGCCTTCAGAATACCGTTCTGTCGCTTAG
- the manA gene encoding mannose-6-phosphate isomerase, class I, with protein MTDSTRTVFFKMDNVIQDYAWGSVTSIEQLFAIPNRDQKPQAEIWMGAHANGCSVITVNGEAVRLADFIATDPDAIIGAETQAKFAELPYLFKVLAAEKALSVQVHPSKHQAEIGYAKEEKIGIARNAANRNYKDPNHKPELVFALTPYQAMNGFRELAEIVELFTAIDLDVIRDLVNTFVANQTDAGLRNFFEAMLSLEGERKDTAVNGLLAFCHENNDQPLFALLIDLSEQYPGDIGLFVPLMLNVLTLQPGEAMFLSACTPHAYIKGTGLEIMANSDNVLRAGLTPKFMDVPELVANTEFKSMAANELLLAPTMVAGGLDYQIPVPDFKFSVYKQVNDIELQNTSAEILFAIDAPLTVTHKNGQTLTLDKGQSVFIPAYAKTYSADCDGMFARAYN; from the coding sequence ATGACTGACTCTACCCGCACTGTCTTTTTTAAGATGGATAACGTGATCCAAGATTATGCTTGGGGCAGTGTAACATCAATTGAACAACTGTTTGCTATTCCAAATCGAGATCAAAAACCACAAGCTGAAATCTGGATGGGTGCCCATGCTAATGGTTGTTCAGTGATCACAGTAAATGGTGAAGCAGTACGTTTAGCTGATTTTATTGCCACCGATCCTGACGCAATTATTGGTGCAGAAACTCAGGCTAAATTTGCTGAGTTACCATACTTATTTAAAGTATTAGCCGCTGAAAAAGCGTTATCAGTACAAGTTCACCCAAGCAAGCATCAAGCTGAAATAGGCTATGCGAAAGAAGAAAAAATCGGTATTGCGCGTAATGCTGCTAATCGTAATTACAAAGATCCTAACCATAAACCTGAGTTAGTGTTTGCATTAACACCTTATCAAGCAATGAATGGTTTCCGTGAGCTAGCTGAAATTGTTGAATTATTTACAGCTATTGATCTTGATGTGATCCGCGATCTTGTTAATACTTTTGTTGCTAATCAAACGGATGCTGGTTTACGTAATTTCTTTGAAGCAATGTTATCACTTGAAGGTGAGCGTAAAGATACTGCGGTTAATGGGCTTTTAGCGTTCTGCCATGAAAATAACGATCAGCCATTATTTGCATTATTAATTGATTTATCAGAGCAATATCCAGGTGATATCGGTCTGTTTGTGCCTTTAATGTTGAACGTATTAACATTACAACCAGGCGAAGCGATGTTCCTAAGTGCATGTACACCACATGCCTATATTAAAGGAACGGGTCTTGAAATTATGGCGAACTCAGACAATGTACTACGTGCAGGTTTGACGCCAAAATTTATGGATGTGCCAGAGTTAGTTGCTAATACTGAGTTTAAGAGCATGGCGGCGAATGAATTATTATTGGCGCCAACAATGGTTGCTGGTGGTTTAGATTACCAGATCCCTGTGCCTGATTTTAAATTCAGCGTCTATAAACAAGTTAATGATATTGAATTACAAAATACCAGTGCAGAAATTTTATTTGCGATTGATGCACCACTAACAGTGACGCACAAAAATGGTCAAACATTGACGCTTGATAAAGGTCAATCAGTGTTTATTCCTGCTTATGCAAAAACATATTCAGCCGATTGTGATGGTATGTTTGCGCGTGCGTATAACTAA
- a CDS encoding PTS fructose transporter subunit IIABC, with translation MITTLINEQLININLKATTKDEVFAEMADILVQQGRVADKIQFLADIQAREELGNTGFEDGVALPHAKSAAVIKPAVAIGVSRTGIEYGAEDGLPSKLFFMIASPDGGDNHHIEVLAELSSKLIEDGFIDAFLAAKTPADALALLLAEKQVVATLPQDKGLLIGVTGCPAGVAHTYLAAEALEKAAAELGYEIKVETNGSIGVKNSPTAEEIARAEAIIVSCDKQVDMARFAGKKLIKTGVKAPIKDGKGVIQQALVAKPFDANGDGLEDGESKVAKARSDLYRFLMNGVSHMIPFVVTGGLLIALALAIGGQPTDAGMQIPVGSMWQKVLDVGVVAFTLMIPVLAGYIAYAIGDRPALAPGFIGGWIANNGSFYGADAGTGFIGAIIAGLLVGYFVRWVATRNYHKLLQPLVPILIAPITGTLFIASAFIFVIGAPIAGLMHTMNTVLTEMSTGNVILLGIVLGGMAGFDMGGPFNKVAFLFSVGMIANGQTQFMGAMACAIPVAPLGMGLATVIGRKLNIFEQSEIEAGKAAGAMGLVGISEGAIPFAAQDPISVIPANVLGSMVAAVMAFSFGITNSVAHGGPVVALLGAMNKPLLALVCMATGMVVTALVAVSLKKFRKAKADRVLAVA, from the coding sequence ATGATTACCACCCTCATCAATGAGCAGTTGATTAACATCAACCTTAAAGCAACCACTAAAGATGAAGTGTTTGCTGAAATGGCAGATATTTTAGTTCAACAAGGTCGCGTTGCGGATAAAATCCAATTTTTAGCAGACATTCAAGCACGTGAAGAGTTAGGTAACACAGGTTTTGAAGATGGTGTTGCACTACCACATGCTAAGAGCGCAGCAGTTATTAAACCTGCGGTTGCGATTGGTGTTAGCCGTACCGGTATTGAATATGGCGCAGAAGACGGCTTGCCATCAAAACTATTTTTCATGATTGCTTCTCCTGATGGTGGTGATAATCACCATATTGAAGTATTGGCTGAGTTGTCATCAAAATTGATTGAAGATGGTTTTATTGACGCATTTCTAGCCGCAAAAACACCAGCTGATGCATTGGCATTATTGCTTGCTGAAAAACAAGTGGTAGCAACATTACCGCAAGATAAAGGTTTGTTAATTGGCGTGACTGGCTGTCCTGCAGGTGTTGCCCATACTTACCTTGCGGCAGAAGCATTAGAAAAGGCGGCGGCTGAATTAGGTTACGAAATTAAAGTTGAAACTAACGGCTCTATCGGCGTTAAAAACTCGCCAACAGCAGAAGAAATTGCCCGCGCAGAAGCGATCATTGTTAGTTGTGATAAACAAGTTGATATGGCGCGTTTTGCAGGTAAAAAATTAATTAAGACTGGCGTTAAAGCACCAATCAAAGACGGCAAAGGTGTAATTCAGCAAGCATTAGTCGCAAAACCATTTGATGCTAATGGTGATGGCTTAGAAGACGGCGAAAGTAAAGTTGCTAAAGCGCGTTCAGATCTATACCGCTTTTTGATGAACGGTGTATCGCACATGATCCCGTTTGTAGTTACTGGTGGTTTGTTAATCGCACTGGCATTAGCGATTGGTGGACAGCCAACCGATGCGGGAATGCAAATTCCTGTCGGCAGTATGTGGCAAAAAGTACTTGATGTTGGTGTGGTCGCCTTTACATTAATGATCCCTGTACTTGCGGGTTACATAGCGTATGCGATTGGTGATCGTCCAGCATTGGCTCCAGGTTTCATTGGTGGCTGGATTGCAAATAACGGTTCATTCTATGGTGCAGATGCAGGTACAGGTTTTATCGGTGCCATCATCGCTGGTCTATTAGTCGGTTACTTTGTACGTTGGGTGGCAACACGTAATTACCACAAATTATTACAACCATTAGTGCCGATTCTTATTGCTCCGATTACAGGTACATTATTCATTGCCAGTGCGTTCATCTTTGTTATTGGTGCGCCAATTGCAGGCTTAATGCATACCATGAACACCGTATTAACTGAAATGAGTACAGGTAACGTAATATTATTAGGTATTGTACTTGGTGGTATGGCTGGCTTTGATATGGGGGGTCCATTTAACAAAGTTGCGTTCTTGTTCTCTGTCGGCATGATTGCCAATGGTCAAACGCAATTTATGGGTGCGATGGCATGTGCAATCCCAGTAGCACCATTGGGTATGGGCTTAGCAACAGTGATTGGCCGTAAACTTAATATCTTTGAGCAATCAGAAATTGAAGCAGGTAAAGCGGCGGGTGCAATGGGCTTGGTTGGTATCTCTGAAGGTGCGATTCCGTTTGCAGCGCAAGATCCAATCTCAGTTATTCCTGCAAACGTATTAGGTAGCATGGTTGCAGCAGTAATGGCGTTCTCATTTGGTATTACCAATAGTGTTGCTCACGGTGGTCCTGTGGTTGCTCTATTAGGTGCGATGAATAAACCACTACTAGCTTTAGTATGTATGGCTACAGGTATGGTAGTAACAGCGCTAGTTGCGGTATCACTGAAGAAATTCCGTAAAGCAAAAGCGGATAGAGTGTTAGCGGTAGCTTAA
- the aroC gene encoding chorismate synthase, protein MAGNTIGQLFRVTTFGESHGVALGCIIDGCPPGLALTEADMQHDLDRRRPGSSKYTTQRREADEVKILSGVFEGQTTGTSIGLLIENTDQRSKDYSNIENLFRPGHADYTYHQKYGVRDYRGGGRSSARETAMRVAAGAVAKKYLKQVHGIEVCAYLSQMGEVKIDKVDWQQIEQNAFFCPDADKVDAFDELIRNLKKDGDSIGAKITVVARNVPVGLGEPVFDRLDADIAHSLMSINAVKGVEIGDGFDVVEQRGSEHRDAMTLQGFKTNHAGGILGGISSGQDIIAHIALKPTSSISVPGETITKQGESAEVITKGRHDPCVGIRAVPIAEAMLAITLMDHLLRNRGQNADVVTTTPKI, encoded by the coding sequence ATGGCCGGAAATACCATAGGACAATTGTTTCGCGTTACCACTTTTGGCGAAAGTCATGGGGTAGCATTAGGATGTATTATTGATGGTTGCCCACCAGGATTAGCGCTTACTGAAGCAGACATGCAACACGATCTTGATCGTCGTCGTCCTGGCAGCTCAAAGTACACCACTCAACGTCGTGAAGCTGATGAAGTTAAAATTCTTTCAGGTGTATTTGAAGGTCAAACAACAGGGACATCGATTGGATTATTGATCGAAAATACTGACCAACGTTCAAAAGATTATTCAAATATTGAGAATTTATTTCGCCCAGGTCACGCTGATTATACTTACCATCAAAAATATGGTGTACGTGATTACCGTGGCGGTGGTCGTTCATCAGCCCGTGAAACAGCGATGCGTGTTGCTGCTGGTGCTGTTGCAAAGAAATACCTTAAACAAGTGCATGGCATTGAAGTGTGCGCTTACTTATCTCAAATGGGCGAAGTAAAAATCGATAAGGTTGATTGGCAACAAATCGAACAAAATGCCTTTTTCTGCCCAGATGCCGATAAAGTTGATGCCTTTGATGAGCTGATCCGTAACCTTAAAAAAGACGGCGATTCGATTGGCGCTAAAATTACCGTGGTTGCACGTAATGTACCTGTTGGTTTAGGTGAACCCGTATTTGATCGGTTAGATGCGGATATTGCCCATTCACTGATGAGCATCAATGCCGTGAAAGGGGTTGAAATCGGTGATGGTTTTGATGTCGTTGAACAGCGCGGCAGTGAGCACCGTGATGCTATGACACTACAAGGATTTAAAACCAATCATGCTGGTGGCATTCTTGGTGGCATCTCATCAGGACAAGATATTATTGCCCATATAGCCCTAAAACCGACCTCAAGTATCAGCGTTCCGGGGGAAACAATCACTAAGCAAGGCGAATCAGCCGAAGTGATCACCAAAGGGCGTCATGATCCGTGTGTTGGTATTCGTGCGGTGCCGATTGCAGAAGCAATGTTAGCAATTACGCTGATGGATCACTTGTTACGTAATCGTGGTCAAAATGCCGATGTCGTAACAACAACCCCAAAGATTTAA
- a CDS encoding trimeric intracellular cation channel family protein — MLLSILYIIGITAEAMTGALAAGKRHMDWFGVMLVASATAIGGGTMRDILLGHYPLGWVAHPQYLVITCIAGLLTTVLGKWVVRFHKIFIILDAIGLIVFSIIGCQVAITMGLSPIICVVAAVITGVFGGLLRDMITRRKPMVLHKELYASVSFLAGIIYVTMLHFNVPADTTTLVTLVVGFSLRMAAVFFSWSLPVFNFEEAEV; from the coding sequence ATGTTACTTTCTATTTTATACATTATCGGTATTACTGCAGAAGCAATGACAGGCGCATTGGCGGCAGGTAAGCGTCACATGGATTGGTTTGGTGTCATGTTAGTTGCCAGTGCAACCGCTATCGGTGGCGGTACAATGCGAGATATTTTATTAGGTCACTATCCACTTGGCTGGGTGGCGCATCCACAATATTTAGTCATCACCTGCATTGCCGGCTTATTAACAACAGTATTGGGAAAGTGGGTCGTCCGTTTTCATAAAATTTTTATTATTCTAGATGCCATTGGGCTAATTGTTTTTAGTATTATTGGTTGCCAAGTCGCCATTACAATGGGGTTATCGCCTATTATCTGTGTGGTTGCAGCAGTAATTACTGGCGTTTTTGGTGGATTACTGCGTGATATGATCACTCGTCGTAAACCGATGGTATTACATAAAGAACTCTATGCGTCAGTATCTTTCCTTGCTGGCATTATATATGTCACGATGCTGCACTTTAATGTTCCAGCGGATACAACCACGTTAGTAACATTAGTTGTTGGTTTTAGTTTACGTATGGCTGCAGTATTCTTTAGTTGGAGTTTACCGGTATTTAACTTTGAAGAAGCTGAGGTATAG
- a CDS encoding elongation factor P hydroxylase: MKLDTNHDYNDLIRLFNSVFLDHLNTELLLGGDEPIYLPASEERPHHQIIFARGYYASAMHELGHWCIAGEARRLLEDYGYWYQPDGRSAEVQAAFEVVEIKPQAIEWILSASCGFKYQVSCDNLSGNCEPDRVGFTLKVRQQVISYLTNGIPERAKVLSDAFRDFYSIAPLTAADFAKPIPLTDYS; the protein is encoded by the coding sequence ATGAAACTAGATACAAATCATGACTATAACGATCTTATTCGTTTGTTTAATTCAGTCTTTTTAGATCATTTAAATACTGAGTTATTATTAGGCGGTGATGAGCCTATTTACCTTCCAGCCTCTGAAGAACGCCCGCATCATCAAATTATCTTCGCTCGTGGTTATTATGCATCAGCCATGCATGAGCTAGGGCATTGGTGTATTGCGGGAGAAGCAAGGCGGTTATTAGAAGACTATGGCTATTGGTATCAACCCGATGGACGCAGTGCTGAAGTGCAAGCGGCATTTGAAGTGGTTGAGATTAAACCACAAGCGATAGAGTGGATTTTATCAGCAAGTTGTGGCTTTAAGTATCAAGTAAGTTGCGATAATTTGAGTGGCAACTGCGAGCCTGATAGGGTTGGCTTTACGCTAAAAGTACGTCAGCAAGTTATTAGCTATTTAACCAATGGTATTCCAGAACGAGCCAAGGTGCTCTCTGATGCTTTCCGTGATTTTTATAGTATTGCACCGTTAACAGCTGCTGATTTTGCTAAACCAATTCCATTAACTGATTACTCTTAA
- a CDS encoding YfcL family protein, with protein sequence MIHDYEHKLLQLIDDNIDSATDDELFAGGYLRGHISLAAADCEQQGITDIVQMQKKVKQSLLDARSELSPSDYNIVLMQWQQLSI encoded by the coding sequence ATGATCCACGATTATGAACACAAGCTACTACAGCTTATTGATGACAATATTGATAGCGCAACAGATGATGAACTGTTTGCTGGTGGCTATTTACGTGGTCATATTTCACTTGCAGCTGCTGATTGTGAACAGCAAGGCATTACTGATATTGTGCAGATGCAAAAAAAAGTAAAACAAAGCTTATTGGATGCTAGAAGTGAGTTGAGTCCAAGTGATTACAATATTGTATTAATGCAATGGCAACAACTATCAATATAA
- a CDS encoding Wzz/FepE/Etk N-terminal domain-containing protein: MNDMQVVNHYRNDDEIDLAQLIKTLWLGKKVIIGSIILFSVIAITYALTAQQWWTSSAIVTTGQYRDIAALRQQVANFYVVSNNQDKDKNKENDKDNNNVDELNKLLDSDALLNQYITEFNAFNNKKDFILSNPIMKEYANIGNKKSNSSFVNLWTKKIQATLTNKKEEGVYTLSYQATSSDLSHKLLLSYTQFIDNKVQKDIFGGLAAVIKNQKLILKSQLLSLETQAKELKQQELVKTDYALKIANSAEVNKPVPLMNNNQLFSIDLGSDGLSEKSKILKQMTDLSLFEPGILMTRTDLGLLSTIKLNHKIKFEPVSYLQNVGYPITRDKPKRALIIILGSLLGGMLGVAIVLLKAALGKKEI, from the coding sequence ATGAATGATATGCAGGTAGTAAATCATTATCGCAATGATGATGAGATTGACTTAGCTCAGTTGATAAAAACGCTTTGGCTTGGTAAAAAAGTTATTATTGGTAGTATTATATTATTTTCGGTTATTGCTATTACTTACGCATTGACTGCGCAACAATGGTGGACATCTTCAGCTATAGTAACTACGGGGCAATATAGAGATATTGCAGCATTGCGTCAGCAAGTCGCTAATTTTTACGTAGTATCCAATAATCAAGATAAAGATAAAAATAAAGAAAATGATAAAGATAATAATAATGTTGATGAGTTGAATAAATTATTAGATAGTGATGCATTATTAAACCAATATATTACTGAGTTTAATGCCTTTAATAATAAAAAAGACTTTATATTATCTAATCCTATAATGAAAGAATATGCGAATATAGGAAATAAAAAAAGTAATTCATCATTTGTTAATCTCTGGACAAAAAAAATCCAAGCAACTTTAACTAATAAGAAAGAAGAAGGGGTGTACACTCTCTCTTATCAAGCAACCAGTTCTGACTTATCTCATAAATTGTTATTATCTTATACACAATTTATTGATAACAAAGTACAAAAAGATATTTTTGGTGGGTTAGCTGCAGTAATTAAAAATCAAAAATTGATATTAAAGTCACAGCTTTTATCATTGGAAACACAAGCAAAAGAACTGAAGCAACAAGAATTAGTTAAAACAGATTATGCTTTGAAGATTGCAAATTCTGCAGAAGTGAATAAGCCCGTACCTCTGATGAATAATAATCAGCTTTTTTCTATCGATTTAGGTAGTGATGGGTTGAGTGAAAAAAGTAAAATATTAAAACAAATGACAGACTTAAGTCTATTTGAACCTGGTATTTTAATGACGAGAACTGATTTAGGTTTATTATCAACAATTAAGCTTAATCATAAGATTAAATTTGAACCTGTAAGTTATTTACAAAATGTTGGTTATCCTATTACCAGAGATAAACCTAAGCGCGCATTAATCATAATACTTGGTTCATTATTAGGAGGTATGTTGGGTGTAGCTATTGTTTTATTAAAAGCCGCATTAGGTAAAAAGGAAATTTAA
- a CDS encoding OmpA family protein, with protein sequence MKKTFLVLPLALLVSGAVNAATDNPFYAGARLGNSFYDIKDSTNNIELDNKNLSGGVFAGYQITPWFAGEVGYTNLGSASVTNGQGKFTAQGADLVGKFSYAINDKIDVFGKLGAFYYDWNAKNGATGSDNGWASTAGVGAEYYINNNVSTRVEYQYYKDVGGADIQFAGVSLAYHWGAPAPVVAPEVVYVDQVSVATIDELKLAVPFAFDSSKITTGDAAQLAPFEARLNQYPDATITVVGHTDSKGPEAYNMKLSEKRAEAVAQALRTHLNVGSDRIISEGRGELDPVAPNDTAKGRAENRRVDIIAPELNIETVTQVVAQ encoded by the coding sequence ATGAAAAAAACTTTTCTAGTACTACCTCTTGCTCTTCTTGTATCTGGCGCGGTAAATGCTGCAACAGATAACCCTTTCTATGCTGGTGCTCGTTTAGGTAATAGCTTCTACGACATCAAAGACAGCACAAATAATATTGAACTAGATAACAAAAACCTTTCTGGTGGTGTGTTCGCTGGTTACCAAATTACACCATGGTTTGCTGGTGAAGTTGGTTACACTAACCTAGGTAGCGCAAGCGTTACTAATGGCCAAGGTAAATTTACTGCACAAGGCGCTGATCTTGTAGGTAAGTTCTCTTACGCTATTAACGACAAAATTGATGTATTTGGTAAGCTTGGTGCTTTCTACTACGATTGGAACGCTAAAAACGGCGCAACAGGTAGTGACAATGGTTGGGCTTCAACTGCTGGTGTTGGTGCTGAATACTACATCAACAACAACGTATCTACACGTGTAGAATACCAATACTACAAAGATGTAGGCGGTGCTGATATTCAATTCGCTGGCGTTTCTCTAGCATACCACTGGGGCGCTCCAGCTCCTGTTGTTGCTCCAGAAGTTGTTTACGTTGATCAAGTATCTGTAGCGACAATTGATGAGCTAAAACTAGCGGTTCCTTTCGCATTCGATAGTTCTAAAATCACAACAGGTGATGCAGCACAATTAGCACCTTTCGAAGCACGTCTAAACCAATACCCTGATGCAACTATCACTGTTGTTGGTCACACAGATAGCAAAGGTCCTGAAGCATACAACATGAAGCTTTCTGAGAAGCGTGCAGAAGCAGTTGCTCAAGCACTACGTACTCACCTAAATGTTGGTTCAGATCGTATCATCAGTGAAGGTCGTGGTGAGCTAGATCCAGTAGCACCTAACGATACAGCTAAAGGCCGTGCTGAAAACCGTCGTGTTGACATCATTGCTCCTGAGCTAAATATCGAGACAGTTACTCAAGTTGTTGCTCAGTAA